In the genome of Triticum urartu cultivar G1812 chromosome 5, Tu2.1, whole genome shotgun sequence, one region contains:
- the LOC125508853 gene encoding uncharacterized protein LOC125508853 isoform X2, translated as MATPEEVGNGLEFLSDLVDRFPLLDLASSDFNPAGEPDTCFTQSAVESSMGDIGDAPLTIQVAENNGCEELSLSAADSQQSTGKDDRQAPGWTKRVHIGRAPLERPPCAGRVCALEKTLRGYAEKRTDTVLVPAVGYNFGSLGEAYDSYNLYSWEIGLGIRYGKSRLNVERTKCMQEIVCGCSQAAPCTYEGNI; from the exons ATGGCGACGCCGGAGGAGGTCGGCAATGGACTGGAGTTCTTATCAGATCTGGTGGATAG GTTCCCCTTGCTGGATCTTGCATCAAGCGATTTCAATCCAGCGGGTGAGCCAGATACTTGTTTTACACAGTCAGCTGTTGAATCGAGCATGGGAGATATTGGCGATGCGCCGCTTACAATCCAGGTCGCCGAGAACAACGGCTGCGAGGAACTGAGCTTGTCGGCGGCCGATTCACAACAATCAACAGGAAAAGATGACCGTCAGGCCCCCGGGTGGACAAAAAG GGTTCATATTGGGCGAGCCCCTCTCGAGCGTCCACCTTGTGCTGGAAGAGTATGTGCCCTTGAGAAAACATTAAGAGGATATGCGGAAAAGAGAACAGATACCGTTCTAGTACCAGCTGTTGGATACAACTTCGGTTCATTGGGAGAGGCGTACGACTCCTATAACCTATATTCGTGGGAAATTGGATTGGGAATAAGATACGGAAAAAGTAGGCTCAACGTCGAGAGAACCAAATGTATGCAAGAGATAGTATGTGGATGCTCG CAAGCTGCCCCATGCACATATGAAGGCAATATATGA
- the LOC125508853 gene encoding uncharacterized protein LOC125508853 isoform X1, whose protein sequence is MATPEEVGNGLEFLSDLVDRFPLLDLASSDFNPAGEPDTCFTQSAVESSMGDIGDAPLTIQVAENNGCEELSLSAADSQQSTGKDDRQAPGWTKRVHIGRAPLERPPCAGRVCALEKTLRGYAEKRTDTVLVPAVGYNFGSLGEAYDSYNLYSWEIGLGIRYGKSRLNVERTKCMQEIVCGCSDMCQQAAPCTYEGNI, encoded by the exons ATGGCGACGCCGGAGGAGGTCGGCAATGGACTGGAGTTCTTATCAGATCTGGTGGATAG GTTCCCCTTGCTGGATCTTGCATCAAGCGATTTCAATCCAGCGGGTGAGCCAGATACTTGTTTTACACAGTCAGCTGTTGAATCGAGCATGGGAGATATTGGCGATGCGCCGCTTACAATCCAGGTCGCCGAGAACAACGGCTGCGAGGAACTGAGCTTGTCGGCGGCCGATTCACAACAATCAACAGGAAAAGATGACCGTCAGGCCCCCGGGTGGACAAAAAG GGTTCATATTGGGCGAGCCCCTCTCGAGCGTCCACCTTGTGCTGGAAGAGTATGTGCCCTTGAGAAAACATTAAGAGGATATGCGGAAAAGAGAACAGATACCGTTCTAGTACCAGCTGTTGGATACAACTTCGGTTCATTGGGAGAGGCGTACGACTCCTATAACCTATATTCGTGGGAAATTGGATTGGGAATAAGATACGGAAAAAGTAGGCTCAACGTCGAGAGAACCAAATGTATGCAAGAGATAGTATGTGGATGCTCG GATATGTGCCAGCAAGCTGCCCCATGCACATATGAAGGCAATATATGA
- the LOC125508851 gene encoding probable LRR receptor-like serine/threonine-protein kinase At4g37250 — MPLPLPSHSHGRPAASMAAAARRPLLLPISWVLVLLLAVHATSQLAVALDQDGVLLLSFKSSLLADPLGSLSGWGYADPTPCAWNGVVCMAFPATSSSDQMRVVSVILPNEQLVGPISPELGRIEHLRHLDLSGNALNGTLPVDLFRAPELRILSLASNGITGGLPEQVGQLRSLRALNLAGNALSGAIPGNLTLLQNLTAVSLSSNYFSGALPGGGFPALQVLDVSSNMLNGTLPADFGGAALRYVNLSSNRLAGAIPLEMASHLPANVTIDLSFNKLTGAIPTVAPFVAQRATAFAGNDELCGRPLDSLCSDASTSAVDPPKGTAKSPPALAAIPNNPTETMPGSGAPSSGGGQGRLKLATIIAIAAGDVAGIAVLFAVFFYVYQVRKRKQRQEVAKQRMGAAVFKKPEPSDESPDVAGRSLSCCPGKKAGDDSDDTEEDVTDTSSSFVAKEENHKAGEGAVAAKKAKERSVLVTVDGEVELELETLLKASAYILGAAGDSIVYKAVLADGAALAVRRIGSEDAGVRRFSEFDAQMRAIAKLRHGNILRLRGFYWGPDEMLLIHDLAANGSLANASVKRKPGTPPMSLGWSARLRIARGVASGLAYLHDKKCVHGNVRPSNILLDADMEPLLADLGIHRLVRGAGDSRLKPAGRFGSKRSAKSLPDLSPPPPGTAGGGASPLAGAGPSSSAEAAAHYQAPEAAKNPTKPSAKWDVYSFGMVLLELVAGRALTSVELCQWAAGEDSGQQAFLLADAALRGEMEGREETLASCLRLGFACCAAAPGKRPAMKDVLQAIDRIPSPSSNSSASAQRQ, encoded by the exons ATGCCATTGCCATTACCATCGCACAGCCACGGCCGCCCTGCTGCATCCATGGCCGCCGCAGCTCGCCGCCCTCTGCTTCTCCCTATCTCGTGGGTTCTAGTGCTGCTGCTGGCCGTCCACGCGACGTCGCAGCTCGCCGTGGCGCTTGACCAGGACGGCGTGCTGCTCCTCTCCTTCAAGTCCTCCCTCCTCGCCGACCCCCTCGGTTCCCTCTCCGGCTGGGGCTACGCCGACCCCACACCCTGCGCCTGGAACGGCGTCGTCTGCATGGCCTTCCCCGCCACGTCTTCGTCGGACCAGATGAGGGTCGTCAGCGTCATCCTGCCCAATGAGCAGCTCGTCGGCCCCATCTCGCCGGAGCTGGGCCGGATCGAGCACCTCCGCCACCTCGATCTCTCCGGGAACGCGCTCAACGGCACCCTCCCCGTCGACCTGTTCCGCGCGCCGGAGCTCCGCATCCTCTCGCTCGCCAGCAACGGCATCACGGGGGGGCTGCCGGAGCAGGTCGGCCAGCTGCGCAGCCTCCGCGCCCTCAACCTCGCCGGCAACGCGCTCTCCGGCGCCATACCGGGGAACCTCACCCTGCTCCAGAACCTCACCGCCGTCTCCCTCTCCAGCAACTACTTCTCCGGCGCGCTCCCCGGCGGCGGGTTCCCGGCGCTGCAGGTGCTCGACGTCAGCTCCAACATGCTCAACGGCACGCTCCCGGCGGACTTCGGAGGCGCCGCGCTGCGGTATGTTAACCTCTCCTCCAACCGGCTCGCCGGGGCCATACCGCTGGAAATGGCGTCGCACCTGCCGGCCAACGTCACCATCGACCTGTCCTTCAACAAACTCACCGGCGCGATCCCGACGGTGGCGCCGTTCGTGGCGCAGAGGGCGACGGCGTTCGCGGGCAACGACGAGCTGTGCGGGAGGCCGCTCGACAGCCTCTGCTCCGATGCTTCCACCTCCGCCGTGGATCCCCCGAAGGGGACGGCAAAGTCGCCCCCGGCCCTTGCGGCCATACCCAACAACCCGACCGAGACGATGCCCGGCAGTGGAGCGCCGTCATCAGGAGGAGGACAAGGCAGACTGAAGCTGGCCACCATCATAGCCATTGCCGCCGGCGACGTGGCCGGCATCGCCGTCCTGTTCGCGGTGTTCTTCTACGTGTACCAGGTGAGGAAACGAAAGCAGCGGCAGGAGGTGGCGAAGCAGAGGATGGGAGCAGCGGTGTTCAAGAAGCCGGAACCGTCGGACGAGTCGCCCGACGTCGCCGGCCGGAGCCTGTCGTGCTGTCCCGGGAAGAAGGCAGGCGACGACAGCGACGACACGGAGGAGGATGTGACGGACACGTCTTCCTCCTTCGTTGCCAAGGAGGAGAACCACAAGGCAGGCGAGGGAGCGGTGGCAGCCAAGAAGGCGAAAGAGAGGTCGGTGCTGGTGACGGTGGACGGCGAGGTGGAGCTGGAGCTGGAGACGCTGCTCAAGGCGTCGGCCTACATCCTGGGCGCGGCGGGCGACAGCATCGTGTACAAGGCGGTGCTGGCCGACGGCGCGGCGCTGGCCGTGCGCAGGATCGGCAGCGAGGACGCCGGCGTGAGGCGGTTCAGCGAGTTCGACGCGCAGATGCGCGCCATCGCCAAGCTCCGTCACGGCAACATCCTGCGCCTCCGCGGCTTCTACTGGGGCCCCGACGAGATGCTCCTCATCCACGACCTGGCCGCCAATGGCAGCCTCGCAAACGCCTCCGTGAAAA GGAAGCCGGGGACGCCGCCGATGAGCCTCGGGTGGAGCGCGCGGCTGCGCATCGCGCGAGGCGTGGCGAGCGGCCTGGCCTACCTCCACGACAAGAAGTGCGTGCACGGCAACGTGAGGCCCAGCAACATCCTCCTGGACGCGGACATGGAGCCGCTGCTGGCCGACCTGGGCATCCACCGGCTGGTCCGCGGCGCCGGGGACAGCAGGCTGAAGCCGGCGGGGCGGTTCGGGAGCAAGCGGTCGGCCAAGAGCCTGCCGGAcctgtcgccgccgccacccgggACAGCAGGAGGAGGGGCGAGCCCGCTGGCCGGCGCCGGGCCTTCCTCCTCCGCGGAGGCGGCCGCGCACTACCAGGCGCCGGAGGCGGCCAAGAACCCGACGAAGCCGAGCGCCAAGTGGGACGTGTACTCGTTCGGCATGGTGCTGCTCGAACTGGTGGCCGGGCGCGCGCTGACGAGCGTGGAGCTCTGCCAGTGGGCGGCGGGGGAGGACAGCGGGCAGCAGGCGTTCCTGCTGGCGGACGCGGCGCTGCGGGGGGAGATGGAGGGCAGGGAGGAGACGCTGGCGAGCTGCCTGAGGCTGGGGTTCGCGTGCTGCGCCGCGGCGCCCGGCAAGCGGCCCGCCATGAAGGACGTGCTCCAGGCCATCGACAGGATCCCGTCTCCTTCCTCCAACTCCTCCGCCTCCGCGCAGCGACAGTGA